The following coding sequences are from one Microbulbifer sp. TB1203 window:
- a CDS encoding FAD-dependent oxidoreductase, protein MSSATPSTKTVFLDIAVIGGGIAGLWLMQRLRSSGLSCALFEQEALGSGQTVASQGMIHGGIKYTLGGTLTGASEAIKDMPQVWRDCLEGSGQVDLSAARILSDHFYLFSSGGSASKVGTFFASKLARGRVHPVSGDERPEIFRHADFRGSVYQLVDLVLDVPSVLEALSAPLRDQLKKIRPTARWQRDAEGNAVLCADADGETLEVHAQKFILTAGLGNEKILEQLGCRTPQTQRRPLQQVMVRHHLPHRFYGHCLGAEKTPRLTISSHPLGDGTWVWYLGGSLAERGASLSPEKLITEAQRELRELMPWVDLGHCQWATLPVDRAEPRQRNFARPDKAAALRTDNCANVIAAWPTKLTLAPNLADEVLALLREDDIQPAGGDIAALQALPAPRVAPTPWEKAFA, encoded by the coding sequence ATGTCTTCCGCTACTCCCTCCACAAAAACGGTTTTTCTCGATATCGCCGTGATCGGCGGCGGTATCGCCGGCCTCTGGCTGATGCAGCGGCTGCGGTCCTCCGGCCTTTCCTGCGCCCTGTTCGAGCAGGAGGCCTTGGGCAGCGGGCAGACGGTGGCCTCCCAGGGCATGATTCACGGCGGAATCAAATACACCCTCGGCGGCACTCTCACCGGGGCTTCGGAGGCGATAAAGGATATGCCGCAGGTGTGGCGCGACTGCCTCGAGGGCAGCGGGCAAGTAGACCTCTCCGCGGCGAGAATTCTCTCCGATCACTTCTACCTGTTTTCCAGCGGTGGCAGCGCATCAAAAGTCGGCACTTTTTTCGCCAGCAAACTGGCCCGCGGCCGCGTGCACCCCGTGTCCGGGGATGAGCGCCCGGAAATTTTCCGCCACGCGGATTTTCGCGGCAGCGTCTACCAGTTGGTGGATCTGGTATTGGATGTGCCCAGCGTGCTCGAGGCACTGAGCGCACCGCTGCGCGACCAGCTGAAAAAGATCCGGCCCACCGCACGCTGGCAGCGCGATGCCGAGGGCAACGCTGTTTTGTGCGCCGACGCCGACGGCGAAACCCTGGAAGTGCACGCGCAGAAATTTATTCTCACTGCGGGCCTCGGCAACGAAAAGATCCTCGAGCAACTCGGCTGTCGCACACCGCAGACCCAGCGCCGCCCGCTGCAGCAGGTAATGGTCCGCCACCACCTGCCCCATCGCTTTTACGGCCACTGCCTGGGCGCGGAAAAAACTCCGCGGCTCACTATCTCCAGCCACCCGCTGGGCGACGGCACCTGGGTCTGGTACCTGGGCGGCTCGCTGGCCGAACGGGGGGCGTCTCTTTCGCCGGAAAAACTGATTACCGAAGCCCAACGGGAACTGCGCGAACTGATGCCCTGGGTCGACCTGGGCCATTGCCAGTGGGCCACCCTGCCGGTGGACCGCGCCGAACCCCGCCAGCGCAATTTCGCCCGCCCGGACAAGGCAGCTGCGCTGCGCACCGACAACTGCGCCAATGTGATCGCCGCCTGGCCCACCAAGCTGACCCTGGCCCCCAACCTGGCGGACGAGGTACTGGCGCTGCTACGCGAGGACGATATCCAACCGGCGGGCGGCGATATTGCCGCGCTGCAAGCGCTGCCCGCCCCGCGGGTGGCACCGACGCCCTGGGAGAAAGCCTTTGCCTGA